The Lycium ferocissimum isolate CSIRO_LF1 chromosome 1, AGI_CSIRO_Lferr_CH_V1, whole genome shotgun sequence genome includes a region encoding these proteins:
- the LOC132059706 gene encoding protein DETOXIFICATION 49-like — MLNPLVSEIPILETQNEQSKTEQNPLFLAIQEAKSIANIAFPMIFTGLLLYSRSMISMLFLGRLGELSLAGGSLAIGFANITGYSILSGLSMGMEPICGQAFGAKRFKILGLSLQRTILLLLMVSIPISFLWLNMQKILIFCGQDHDIANEAQRYILFSLPDLFALAFLHPLRIYLRSQSIIMPLTYCAALASLVHIPINYFLVIVLNLGIKGVALSGVWTNFNLVGSLIAYIIVSKVYKKTWNPISLDCFKGWKSLLDLAIPSCVSVCLEWWWYEIMILLCGLLLNPRATVASMGILIQTTSLIYIFPSSFSFGVSTRVGNELGANRPKVARLAAIVGLSSSFMLGLCALTFATLVRKVWATMFTQDEEIIALTSIILPIIGLCELGNCPQTTGCGVLRGTARPKLGANINLGCFYLVGMPVAVYLGFFRGYDFVGLWIGLLAAQASCAVTMLLVILSRTNWEDQAKRAKELTAAVENEDEEKYIIIDEEIPQSSFDYSSDYYYQKIDGSSNV; from the coding sequence ATGTTGAATCCATTAGTATCTGAAATTCCAATATTAGAAACTCAAAATGAACAGAGCAAAACAGAGCAAAATCCCCTGTTTTTAGCCATTCAAGAAGCAAAATCTATAGCAAACATAGCATTTCCAATGATTTTTACTGGTCTACTTCTATACTCTCGATCCATGATATCGATGTTATTTCTTGGTCGTCTTGGTGAACTTTCTTTAGCTGGTGGCTCTTTGGCTATTGGTTTTGCAAATATAACCGGTTATTCGATTCTTTCTGGTTTATCTATGGGAATGGAACCAATTTGTGGACAAGCATTTGGTGCTAAAAGATTCAAGATTCTTGGACTTAGTTTACAAAGaacaattcttcttcttcttatggtATCGattccgatttcatttttatggttaaatatgcaaaaaatcttgattttttgTGGACAAGATCATGATATAGCCAATGAGGCACAACGTTACATACTTTTTTCATTGCCTGACCTTTTCGCCCTCGCGTTTCTTCATCCGTTAAGGATTTATCTTCGTTCTCAATCGATAATTATGCCATTAACTTATTGTGCTGCCCTTGCTAGTCTGGTTCATATTcctattaattattttcttgttatagtCCTTAATCTTGGGATTAAAGGTGTTGCTTTAAGTGGGGTTTGGACAAATTTTAATCTTGTAGGGTCTTTAATTGCTTACATTATAGTCTCTAAGGTATACAAGAAAACTTGGAATCCAATTTCTTTAGATTGTTTCAAAGGTTGGAAATCACTATTGGATTTGGCAATTCCAAGTTGTGTTAGTGTTTGTTTGGAATGGTGGTGGTATGAGATCATGATTTTGTTATGTGGATTGTTGTTAAATCCTAGAGCAACCGTTGCATCGATGGGGATTTTGATCCAAACGACGTCTTTGATCTACATTTTCCCCTCTTCATTCAGCTTTGGCGTGTCAACACGAGTTGGAAATGAACTAGGTGCCAATAGGCCAAAAGTAGCAAGACTAGCAGCAATCGTCGGGCTATCATCTAGCTTCATGCTAGGGTTATGTGCACTAACATTCGCGACATTGGTAAGGAAGGTTTGGGCAACTATGTTCACTCAGGATGAAGAAATCATCGCGCTAACGTCCATTATTTTGCCCATAATCGGTCTCTGTGAGCTTGGGAATTGCCCACAGACGACCGGTTGTGGGGTACTAAGAGGAACAGCTAGGCCAAAATTGGGTGCCAACATCAACTTAGGATGTTTTTATCTTGTTGGAATGCCAGTGGCTGTATATTTAGGGTTTTTTCGGGGCTACGATTTTGTGGGACTATGGATTGGATTGTTAGCTGCACAAGCATCATGTGCAGTAACAATGTTGTTGGTGATTTTATCAAGAACAAATTGGGAAGATCAAGCTAAAAGAGCGAAAGAACTTACTGCAGCtgttgaaaatgaagatgaagagaAGTATATAATTATTGATGAAGAAATTCCTCAAAGTTCTTTTGATTATTCATCAGATTATTATTATCAAAAGATTGATGGAAGTTCAAATGTTTga